The DNA sequence AATTTTCTTGTGTGGTACTCTGGAAAGTTCTCTTGTTATCTTTCTTAAAATGTCAAAAAAAACTGTATCCACAGATTTTACCATTCCCCTCCCTTCACAGTATTCACATGGTTGACACAGAATCTTTGAAAGGGATTCTCTAACTCTTTTGCGTGTCATTTGAATCAAGCCAAGTTCAGAAATTTTCAAGATATTTGTCTTTATTCTGTCTTTACTGACTTCATATTCAAGAGCTTTGTAAACTTTTTCCCTATTTTCTTCCTTTTGCATATCGATAAAATCAATTATTATAATTCCGCCTATATTTCGCAGGCGTATCTGATATGCTATCTCTTTGACCGCTTCAAGATTTGTTTTTAAAATAGTATCTTGAAGATTTTTTTTGCCTACATATCGACCTGTATTAACATCAATAGAAACAAGTGCCTCTGTTTCGTCAATCACTATATAACCGCCTGATTTGAGCCAAACTTTTTTCCCAAGTGCCTTATCAATTTCAACTTCAATTCCAAATGCATCAAAAATTGGTTCATTTGATTCATAATGATGGATGCGATCTTCATAATGTGGAAGAAACTCACGAACAAATTTTAAACATCTTTCATAATCCTTTTTTGAATCAATTAAAACCCGCTCGACATCCATTGTAAGCATATCTCTAATAGAGCGAAGTATTAAATCCAAATCAGAATGAATTAAGCCCGGGGAATGTCTTTTTTCTGCTTTTTCAGAAATAGATTTCCAAAGTTTTGTAAGAAAATCCATATCTGAAATGAATTCTTCTTCATCTTTCCCTTCGCTTACTGTTCTTACGATATAACCATAATTAGATTTATTCAAATCTTCGACGATAGTTTTCAGGCGCATCCTTTCATAGCGGTCTTCTATTTTTCTTGAAACACCAATATGTTTGACTGTAGGCATAAGCACTAAATATCTGCCCGGCAGGGAGATGTATGATGTCAAACGAGGTCCCTTTGTTCCTATTGGGTCACGTGCTACTTGAACAAGAAGTTCTTGGCCATCCTTCAATAGGTCTTCAATCTGAACATTAGACCTTTTCTTTCTTTCTTTTAGAAACTGAGGCTCTGTTTCAATTTCTACGAGCTCACTTTCCTCAACATTATTATTGAATACAGATTCTTCTGTTTCAAGAAACTCTCTATATGCCTCTGCATCGTCACAAATATCATCAACATACAGAAATCCAGCTTTTTCTGTTCCTATATCTAAAAATGCCGCCTGCATACCCGGAAGTACTTTCGTAACTCTTCCTTTGTAAATATTTCCCACATATCCGCGTTCTTTTTTTCTTTCAATGTAAATTTCGACAACATTACCTTCTTCAAGAACAGCGAGGCGAGTCTCATAATTAGTTGAATTTACAATAAATTGTTTAGACAAAGCACTATCTCCTCCAACGAACCGTGCAATCTATATTTTTTAATAAAATTATTATTCATATCAAAAATAATATATCAACCAATTTTAAGAAGATGAGTCCGAAAAAGGTAAGAAATGAGAGCTCTCCCGAAAAAAGGAGTCTCCCCTTGGTAACTTTTTTATTTTCTCTTTCCGAATTTTTCGTAATACTCTGCGGGAATCTTCGAGGGATCTTTGTAAATGTGGAAAATACAGGGATCTTCCGGTTTTTCAGGCGGTTCATGAATCCACTGGGGATGTCCAAACCATTCTATGCATTGAATATTATTCCATACCATACAATGTGAACAATAAGCAGGAAAATTTGGCCTATTATACCCTATTGGTTTTGGATCTTTTACTCTGTAATAATTTTTCGGTGGGTCATAAGCGCCTTCGCGAAGCAATCTTCCTCCGCTTCCACAAGGATCGTGAATGAAAGTAAATTTCTCGTCATCTTCAATCACCTTCATCTTTCCCATATGAGTTTTGAGAAGATGGGCTGTCATCCTCACGAAATCCTCAACTTCCATATTCTCCCATGCCTCAAATCCCTTCTTCTGCATTTCTCCTGTATAGCGAAGAATTCCTTCAAGGCGTTCATCGCCATATACTTCCCCCATATAACTAAAAGATGCTGCCATTATTTCAATATAGAGGTCAT is a window from the Candidatus Schekmanbacteria bacterium genome containing:
- a CDS encoding Rne/Rng family ribonuclease, with the protein product MSKQFIVNSTNYETRLAVLEEGNVVEIYIERKKERGYVGNIYKGRVTKVLPGMQAAFLDIGTEKAGFLYVDDICDDAEAYREFLETEESVFNNNVEESELVEIETEPQFLKERKKRSNVQIEDLLKDGQELLVQVARDPIGTKGPRLTSYISLPGRYLVLMPTVKHIGVSRKIEDRYERMRLKTIVEDLNKSNYGYIVRTVSEGKDEEEFISDMDFLTKLWKSISEKAEKRHSPGLIHSDLDLILRSIRDMLTMDVERVLIDSKKDYERCLKFVREFLPHYEDRIHHYESNEPIFDAFGIEVEIDKALGKKVWLKSGGYIVIDETEALVSIDVNTGRYVGKKNLQDTILKTNLEAVKEIAYQIRLRNIGGIIIIDFIDMQKEENREKVYKALEYEVSKDRIKTNILKISELGLIQMTRKRVRESLSKILCQPCEYCEGRGMVKSVDTVFFDILRKITRELSRVPHKKIMISVHPSIADKFYEEENHIIEDLEKTYHKKLVIKTDFDCHLEEYDIMTM